One window from the genome of [Mycobacterium] stephanolepidis encodes:
- a CDS encoding MmcQ/YjbR family DNA-binding protein gives MGTHPIMFTEEDPGLAELRRLALALPEAAEQISWGRPVFKAGKIFAMFGGNAKGDAKGEMIAHPYSVLVKVDDSERPALLEDERFYYPAYMGPYGWLGLDVSTADVDWDEVAELLDASYRLIATKRLIRLLDQRD, from the coding sequence ATGGGCACGCATCCCATCATGTTCACCGAGGAAGATCCCGGCCTGGCAGAACTTCGCCGGCTGGCACTCGCACTGCCCGAGGCTGCCGAACAGATCTCCTGGGGCCGGCCCGTCTTCAAAGCGGGCAAGATCTTTGCGATGTTCGGCGGCAACGCCAAAGGAGACGCCAAGGGCGAGATGATCGCCCACCCGTATTCCGTGCTGGTCAAGGTGGATGATTCCGAGCGCCCCGCGCTCCTCGAGGACGAACGCTTCTACTACCCGGCATACATGGGCCCCTACGGCTGGCTGGGGCTCGACGTCAGCACCGCCGATGTGGACTGGGATGAGGTCGCCGAGCTGCTCGATGCTTCCTACCGATTGATCGCCACCAAGCGGCTGATCAGGTTGCTCGATCAGCGCGACTGA
- a CDS encoding Rv1815 family serine proteinase, which yields MSVASRLCGGLAVAALAAVALAPSALADGPLVFPGMEIIQGTQSCTLGFVDPDARFGLTAGHCAMDTDGPVYDSAGNVIGVLVIAGSNLRDGDRIDGTKYVIDYEAIKFRNDVAINDILPNGIRLERGSGIQPHTGLPVCRNGVTTGESCGTVTTVNNGWFEIDGLPADHGDSGSPVYSITSPGHGAIVGIARGTTRSVETGVVQTTAISWSTVVNQLREDLEKAPDAPPPPGHSPAPTTLPAPEDASFA from the coding sequence TTGTCTGTTGCTAGCAGATTATGCGGCGGCCTCGCCGTGGCCGCGTTGGCCGCAGTGGCGTTGGCCCCTTCGGCCCTGGCCGACGGTCCCCTGGTGTTTCCCGGGATGGAGATCATCCAAGGGACTCAGAGCTGCACGCTCGGGTTCGTTGACCCCGACGCACGCTTCGGCCTCACCGCGGGTCACTGCGCCATGGATACCGATGGCCCGGTGTACGACTCGGCCGGCAATGTGATCGGCGTCCTCGTCATCGCCGGTTCCAACTTGCGAGACGGCGACCGGATCGACGGCACCAAGTACGTGATCGACTACGAGGCCATCAAATTCCGCAACGACGTCGCGATCAACGACATACTGCCCAACGGGATTCGGCTTGAGCGCGGCAGCGGAATCCAGCCGCACACCGGGCTGCCGGTCTGCCGCAACGGCGTCACCACCGGCGAGTCCTGCGGCACCGTCACCACGGTCAACAACGGCTGGTTCGAGATCGACGGACTACCCGCCGACCACGGCGACTCGGGCAGCCCGGTGTACTCGATCACCTCACCGGGGCATGGCGCCATCGTCGGAATCGCCCGCGGAACCACCCGCAGCGTTGAGACCGGCGTGGTGCAAACCACCGCGATTTCCTGGTCAACCGTCGTCAATCAACTGCGAGAAGACCTGGAAAAGGCACCCGACGCTCCCCCGCCACCTGGGCATTCACCTGCCCCGACCACACTTCCTGCACCAGAGGACGCCTCGTTCGCATAG
- a CDS encoding Rv1815 family serine proteinase: MTSVGDNGRRTEPRGRFTVWAAALIVLSGLGLANPAAAHADPLIYPGMEIIQRPPGKESLSCTLGFVDPVARVGVTAGHCGGNGPVFTSDGVRIGQLAVAQSNIKPEGPLSRDDYRIDYEGIAFDEGVPINNVLPNGLRLGVDPAVVPRDGLAVCRVGITTGEACGAIAGFGNGWFLVDGLPADHGDSGSAVYTVTSPGNAAIVGIVSARFTANQTRRESTVALSWPTVQQQIRNDITAAERRPEVASPVAINPQAPPMVLPPAPSDDRPSGPARMVVP; encoded by the coding sequence GTGACCAGTGTCGGCGACAACGGTCGACGGACCGAACCGCGGGGACGGTTCACGGTGTGGGCCGCGGCCCTCATCGTGTTGAGCGGTCTTGGCCTTGCGAATCCGGCTGCCGCACATGCGGACCCGTTGATTTATCCGGGCATGGAGATCATCCAGCGCCCACCCGGTAAGGAATCGCTGAGCTGCACCCTCGGCTTCGTGGATCCTGTCGCACGCGTAGGTGTCACCGCCGGTCACTGTGGCGGCAACGGGCCGGTGTTCACCAGCGACGGCGTCCGTATCGGCCAGCTCGCCGTGGCCCAGTCCAACATCAAGCCCGAAGGACCGCTGTCCCGCGACGACTACCGAATCGACTACGAGGGCATCGCCTTCGATGAGGGCGTGCCGATCAATAACGTGCTGCCCAACGGACTGCGGCTCGGAGTCGACCCGGCCGTCGTTCCCCGGGATGGTCTGGCGGTGTGCCGAGTGGGAATCACCACCGGCGAGGCGTGCGGTGCCATCGCCGGTTTCGGCAATGGCTGGTTCCTTGTCGACGGCCTGCCCGCCGATCACGGCGACTCCGGTAGTGCCGTGTACACCGTCACCTCCCCGGGCAACGCCGCCATCGTCGGCATCGTGAGCGCGCGCTTCACCGCCAATCAGACCCGCCGGGAGTCCACCGTGGCGTTGTCCTGGCCAACGGTGCAACAGCAGATCCGAAATGACATTACGGCGGCCGAGCGCCGCCCCGAGGTCGCGAGCCCCGTGGCCATCAATCCGCAGGCTCCGCCGATGGTCCTGCCTCCTGCGCCCTCCGATGACCGCCCGTCCGGTCCCGCGAGAATGGTTGTCCCCTAG
- a CDS encoding Rv1815 family serine proteinase, with translation MRPSFWITTIVAVLCALPAANPAPAHADPPLVYPGMLIYQGSLSCTLGYVDPVLRVGITAGHCVNGDGIVRNGDFAAIGHKILAHDNRPPEGPVYENEYTIDYEAISIDDGLPVNDVMANGQRLERDDTVTPDIGMPVCRTGFTTGDACGSVTRLGNGWFRFNGPVIAKGDSGGPVYTHVGDRTVLVGIIRGFMTSQSGDDVQSWAMSWQSVVKQLREDRKGLLPA, from the coding sequence ATGCGCCCGTCTTTCTGGATAACGACCATCGTCGCTGTGCTGTGCGCACTTCCCGCAGCCAACCCGGCGCCGGCACATGCCGACCCTCCGCTGGTGTATCCCGGCATGCTCATCTACCAGGGCTCGCTGAGCTGCACGCTCGGTTACGTCGATCCCGTGCTTCGGGTGGGCATCACGGCCGGGCATTGCGTCAACGGCGACGGCATCGTTCGCAACGGAGACTTCGCGGCGATAGGACACAAGATCCTCGCCCACGACAACCGTCCCCCCGAGGGCCCGGTGTACGAGAACGAGTACACCATCGACTACGAAGCGATCTCGATCGATGACGGATTGCCCGTCAACGATGTCATGGCCAACGGTCAACGGCTCGAACGCGATGACACGGTCACTCCCGATATCGGAATGCCGGTCTGCCGCACCGGCTTCACCACGGGCGACGCGTGCGGATCGGTAACCCGACTTGGCAACGGCTGGTTCAGGTTTAACGGTCCGGTGATCGCCAAGGGCGATTCCGGCGGCCCGGTGTACACCCATGTCGGCGACCGCACCGTGCTCGTCGGCATCATTCGCGGTTTCATGACAAGCCAGTCGGGCGATGACGTGCAGTCCTGGGCGATGTCCTGGCAGTCGGTGGTCAAGCAGCTCCGCGAGGACCGCAAGGGCCTGCTGCCCGCCTGA
- a CDS encoding crotonase/enoyl-CoA hydratase family protein yields the protein MSDWKAFTVETTGHIAQVTLVGPGKGNAMGPDFWRELPLIFTELDADPEIRAIVLAAAGSHFSYGLDLAAMAGTFMPLLADKALAKPRTEFLDEIRRLQASVTAVAACRKPVIAAVQGWCIGGGVDLIAAADIRYASAEAKFSVREAKVAIVADIGSLHRLPPIIGDGHLRELAFTGKDIDATRAEKIGLVNDVFDTPEATLAAAHATAAEIAANPPLVVQGVKDVLGRERESVVADGLKYVSTWNAAFLPSEDLQEAIGAVFEKREPDFKGR from the coding sequence ATGAGCGACTGGAAAGCCTTCACCGTCGAGACCACTGGGCACATCGCCCAGGTCACCCTCGTCGGGCCCGGTAAGGGCAATGCGATGGGACCCGATTTCTGGCGGGAACTGCCGCTGATCTTCACCGAACTCGACGCCGACCCGGAGATACGGGCGATCGTGCTCGCGGCCGCCGGATCCCATTTCAGTTACGGGCTGGACCTGGCCGCGATGGCGGGCACCTTCATGCCGCTGCTGGCCGATAAGGCACTGGCCAAGCCGCGCACCGAGTTCCTCGACGAGATACGTCGGCTGCAGGCCTCGGTGACCGCCGTCGCAGCCTGTCGCAAGCCCGTGATCGCCGCGGTGCAGGGCTGGTGCATCGGTGGCGGCGTCGACCTGATCGCGGCCGCCGATATCAGGTATGCAAGCGCCGAGGCGAAGTTCAGTGTGCGCGAGGCCAAGGTCGCGATTGTCGCCGATATTGGCTCGCTGCATCGTCTTCCACCGATCATCGGTGACGGCCACCTGCGTGAACTGGCGTTCACCGGCAAAGACATCGATGCCACTCGGGCCGAGAAGATCGGTCTGGTCAACGACGTGTTCGACACCCCCGAGGCAACACTGGCGGCCGCCCATGCCACCGCCGCCGAGATCGCGGCCAACCCCCCGCTGGTGGTGCAGGGTGTCAAGGACGTGCTGGGCCGCGAGCGCGAGAGCGTCGTTGCCGACGGCCTCAAATACGTGTCGACCTGGAACGCCGCGTTCCTACCGTCGGAGGACTTACAGGAAGCCATCGGTGCGGTCTTCGAGAAGCGGGAACCCGACTTCAAGGGGCGCTAG
- the bluB gene encoding 5,6-dimethylbenzimidazole synthase: protein MDVYQAIATRRDVRAEFTGEVIDDATLVKLLQAAHRAPSVGNSQPWDFVVVRESEVLEDFAAHVAEQRERFADSLPAERRNTFDPIKIEGICESGTGVVVTYDHGRGGPHVLGRHTIADAGLFSAVLAIQNLWLAAVTEGIGVGWVSFYEEQFLAELVGAPTHIRPIAWLCVGPVREFAERPDLERFGWRSGRPLEDAVHWGRYRET, encoded by the coding sequence ATGGACGTCTACCAGGCCATCGCCACCCGCCGTGATGTACGCGCGGAGTTCACCGGAGAGGTTATCGACGATGCGACGTTGGTGAAGCTGCTGCAGGCCGCGCATCGCGCACCCAGCGTGGGGAACAGTCAGCCATGGGATTTCGTGGTGGTGCGCGAGTCGGAGGTTCTGGAGGACTTCGCGGCGCATGTTGCCGAGCAGCGTGAGCGATTCGCGGACAGCCTTCCCGCGGAGCGGCGAAACACCTTTGATCCCATCAAGATTGAAGGAATCTGTGAAAGCGGTACCGGGGTGGTGGTCACCTACGATCACGGCCGGGGTGGTCCGCATGTCCTGGGGCGGCACACCATTGCCGACGCGGGCCTGTTTTCGGCGGTGCTCGCCATCCAGAACCTGTGGCTCGCCGCGGTCACCGAAGGGATCGGTGTCGGCTGGGTGTCCTTCTACGAGGAACAGTTCCTGGCCGAATTAGTGGGCGCGCCAACGCACATCAGACCGATCGCCTGGTTGTGCGTCGGGCCGGTACGTGAGTTCGCCGAGCGGCCCGATCTGGAACGATTCGGCTGGCGTAGCGGGCGTCCGTTGGAGGACGCCGTGCACTGGGGCCGCTACCGAGAGACCTAG
- a CDS encoding methionine synthase yields MWANGTGLGSWPGQQVRAATEIVVAELPLPHLVELPARGVGADLIGRAAALLVDIALDVSPTGYRTTARPGAVVRRARGFLDEDMDALEEEWERGGHRGSGRAVKVQGPGPITLAAQLELPNGHRAITDPGAVRDLAGSLAEGLAQHQATLSRRLGVPVLVQLDEPSLPAALDGRLSGTSMFSPVHPVDASTATALLDQCAAAVGGELVVHCCAADPPWELLRGADIRGIAVDAAYLADAQALDGLASVLDTGKVAVLGVIPSLSPAVPISSDVLATTTAALADKLGFGRAVLRDRIGISAGCGLAGADLPWARKATELTRKVSDLIDADPDAL; encoded by the coding sequence ATGTGGGCGAACGGAACTGGCCTGGGCTCTTGGCCGGGGCAACAGGTGCGAGCCGCGACCGAGATCGTGGTGGCCGAGCTACCGCTGCCTCACCTCGTGGAGCTGCCCGCGCGCGGAGTGGGTGCCGATCTGATCGGCCGGGCCGCGGCACTGCTGGTGGATATCGCCCTCGACGTCTCACCCACCGGCTACCGGACGACAGCCCGACCCGGCGCGGTGGTTCGACGCGCGCGCGGATTCCTGGACGAGGACATGGACGCGCTCGAAGAGGAGTGGGAGCGCGGTGGGCATCGGGGGAGCGGCCGGGCGGTGAAGGTGCAGGGTCCCGGGCCGATCACGCTCGCCGCACAATTGGAACTTCCCAATGGTCATCGCGCGATCACCGACCCCGGAGCGGTGCGAGACCTGGCGGGATCTCTGGCGGAAGGGCTGGCGCAGCATCAAGCCACGCTTTCTCGTCGACTCGGTGTTCCCGTACTGGTGCAGCTCGACGAACCCTCTCTGCCTGCCGCACTGGACGGCAGACTGTCGGGAACCAGCATGTTCTCACCGGTGCATCCCGTCGACGCGTCGACGGCGACGGCTCTGTTGGACCAGTGCGCTGCGGCGGTGGGTGGCGAACTGGTGGTGCATTGTTGTGCCGCCGACCCTCCCTGGGAGCTCTTGCGCGGGGCCGACATTCGTGGGATCGCGGTGGATGCCGCATACCTGGCGGATGCGCAGGCACTCGATGGACTGGCCTCGGTGCTGGACACGGGTAAGGTCGCCGTACTCGGTGTGATTCCCTCCCTTTCGCCGGCCGTGCCCATCTCATCGGACGTGCTGGCGACCACTACCGCGGCGCTGGCCGACAAGCTGGGCTTTGGACGTGCAGTGCTGCGGGATCGCATCGGCATCAGTGCCGGATGTGGTCTCGCCGGAGCCGATCTCCCATGGGCGCGCAAGGCAACCGAATTGACGCGCAAGGTCAGTGATCTGATCGATGCCGACCCGGATGCGCTGTGA
- a CDS encoding NCS2 family permease — MNGLVDRFFRISERQSTLGREVRGGIVTFFAMAYIVVLNPLIIGGEPGRAHNADVLGHVLPVGQVAAVTALAAGVMSILFGFVANYPFALAAGLGINSLLAVSFASQMSWPEAMGLVIVDGLIIVALGISGFRTAVFHAIPDELKAAIAAGIGCFIAFIGFVDAGFVRRIPDAANTTVPVGLGIDNSVATIPTLIFAAGVLLMGILVVRKVRGGLLIGIVVMTGISMIAQALTERGAQPADTKGWNLTVPAWPSSAGGLPDLSLLGQVDMFGAFARVGALSATVLVFALVLSNFFDAMGTMTGLGKEAGLADEHGTLPGIGRALSVEGVGAVVGGVSSSSSNTVFVESASGIAEGARTGLANVVTGLLFLAAMFFTPLYSVVPLEAAAPALVVVGAMMIGQLRSIDLTRFEYALPCFLTVVTMPFTYSIANGIGVGFISWVVLAVVSGERGARLRAVHPLLYVVAGLFVVYFAKGPIESLIT; from the coding sequence ATGAATGGCCTAGTCGATCGGTTCTTCCGGATCTCCGAGCGACAGTCGACGCTGGGACGGGAAGTTCGCGGCGGGATCGTCACCTTCTTTGCGATGGCGTACATCGTGGTGCTGAACCCGCTCATCATCGGTGGTGAGCCGGGACGGGCGCATAACGCTGACGTGCTGGGCCATGTGCTGCCGGTGGGTCAAGTGGCGGCGGTGACGGCGCTGGCGGCCGGGGTGATGTCCATACTGTTCGGGTTCGTCGCCAACTACCCGTTCGCGCTTGCCGCGGGACTGGGCATCAACAGTCTGCTCGCCGTCTCCTTTGCCTCGCAGATGAGCTGGCCCGAGGCCATGGGGCTGGTGATCGTCGACGGTCTGATCATTGTGGCGCTGGGTATCTCGGGTTTCCGCACCGCGGTGTTCCATGCCATTCCCGATGAGCTGAAGGCGGCGATCGCCGCCGGAATCGGATGCTTCATCGCATTCATCGGCTTCGTCGACGCGGGGTTCGTCCGACGCATCCCCGACGCGGCGAACACCACCGTGCCGGTTGGTTTGGGAATCGACAACTCGGTGGCCACCATCCCGACCCTGATCTTCGCCGCGGGCGTGCTGCTGATGGGAATTCTGGTGGTGCGCAAGGTTCGTGGCGGACTGCTCATCGGCATCGTCGTGATGACGGGGATCTCCATGATCGCGCAGGCGTTGACCGAACGCGGTGCGCAGCCCGCCGATACCAAGGGATGGAATCTCACCGTGCCCGCCTGGCCGTCCTCGGCGGGCGGCCTGCCGGATCTGAGTCTGCTCGGCCAGGTGGACATGTTCGGCGCATTCGCCCGGGTGGGTGCGCTGTCGGCGACGGTGCTGGTGTTCGCGTTGGTGCTGTCGAACTTCTTCGACGCGATGGGAACCATGACCGGTCTGGGCAAGGAAGCCGGTCTGGCCGACGAACACGGCACTCTGCCGGGAATCGGACGAGCACTATCGGTCGAGGGCGTCGGTGCGGTCGTTGGAGGCGTCTCCTCCTCGTCCTCGAACACCGTGTTCGTGGAGTCTGCCTCCGGTATCGCCGAGGGCGCCAGGACCGGCCTGGCCAATGTGGTGACCGGTCTGCTGTTCCTGGCGGCGATGTTCTTCACCCCGCTGTATTCGGTGGTGCCGCTGGAGGCGGCGGCGCCGGCCTTGGTGGTCGTGGGCGCCATGATGATCGGCCAGCTGCGCAGCATCGATCTCACCCGCTTCGAGTATGCGTTGCCCTGCTTCTTGACCGTGGTGACCATGCCGTTTACCTATTCGATCGCCAACGGTATCGGTGTCGGGTTCATCAGCTGGGTGGTGCTGGCTGTTGTATCGGGGGAGCGCGGGGCTCGGCTTCGCGCCGTGCACCCGCTGCTGTACGTGGTGGCCGGATTATTCGTCGTCTACTTCGCCAAGGGTCCGATCGAATCGCTCATCACCTAA
- a CDS encoding acyl-ACP desaturase produces the protein MPQKEYTDLELLHELEPVVEENTHRHLGVFKEWNPHDYIPWSEGKNYKALGGQDWDPEQCQLSELAKVAMITNLLTEDNLPAYHREIAMNFTMDGPWGTWVNRWTAEEQRHSIAIRDYLVVTRSVDPVELEKLRVEQMTRGFSPGQNRQGGDHMFADSLFDSVAYVSFQELATRVSHRNTGVACAEPIAQELLKHISNDENLHMIFYRNMVEAGLEIAPNQAVKSIHKVLDNFTMPGYTIPGFRRNAVTIATGGVYDPQSHLAEVVQPVLRKWRIFERDDINGEAEWYREDLHRIITDLKKTASDFEEVKTKYLERQARRAERMAAKV, from the coding sequence GTGCCGCAGAAGGAATACACCGACCTCGAGCTCCTCCACGAGCTCGAACCCGTGGTGGAGGAGAACACTCATCGCCACCTCGGCGTGTTCAAAGAGTGGAACCCGCACGACTACATCCCGTGGTCCGAGGGCAAGAACTACAAGGCATTGGGCGGGCAGGACTGGGATCCCGAGCAATGCCAACTCTCCGAGCTGGCCAAGGTCGCCATGATCACCAACCTGCTCACCGAGGACAACCTGCCCGCATATCACCGCGAGATCGCCATGAACTTCACCATGGACGGACCGTGGGGCACCTGGGTGAACCGGTGGACGGCAGAAGAACAGCGTCACAGCATCGCGATTCGTGACTATCTCGTCGTCACGCGGTCCGTCGATCCGGTGGAACTGGAGAAGCTGCGTGTCGAGCAGATGACCCGCGGGTTCTCCCCCGGACAGAACCGCCAGGGCGGCGACCACATGTTCGCCGACAGCCTGTTCGATTCGGTGGCCTATGTGTCATTTCAGGAGTTGGCCACCCGTGTTTCGCACCGCAACACCGGCGTCGCCTGTGCCGAACCCATCGCGCAGGAACTCCTCAAACACATCTCCAATGACGAGAACCTGCACATGATCTTCTACCGCAACATGGTCGAGGCCGGTCTCGAGATCGCACCCAACCAGGCGGTGAAATCGATTCACAAGGTTCTCGACAACTTCACGATGCCCGGCTACACGATCCCCGGCTTCCGCCGTAACGCGGTCACCATCGCCACCGGCGGCGTGTACGACCCGCAATCACACCTTGCCGAGGTCGTCCAGCCGGTGCTGCGCAAGTGGCGCATCTTCGAGCGTGACGACATCAACGGCGAAGCCGAGTGGTACCGCGAAGACCTGCACCGCATCATCACCGACCTCAAGAAGACTGCCAGCGATTTCGAAGAGGTCAAGACCAAGTACTTGGAGCGTCAGGCAAGGCGCGCCGAGCGGATGGCCGCCAAGGTGTAA
- a CDS encoding SGNH/GDSL hydrolase family protein, translated as MRAVKTLSTVFGIATMFAATVTGPAIASAEPVAGAQLVAIGDSFMAAGSNAAGITGPVGTACNQATDNVAHLVATSFPQMTFADYSCVGALSTDVYTPSTRGPQNTGLSPATKVAVVSIGGNDAGFEQIATDCLFALSCPPEKKAQFSANVASVGPKLTGAYAAIRQAAPNARVFTVGYLPILPPDAKGCLVGLINTQETITFLNGLQRQLNDTIVSESSKAGFTPVIPATSSDHSVCASDFQRYVSMTGTGVGDEGIPMHPTAPGRQYVAERIAIAMRSAGVQGT; from the coding sequence ATGCGCGCGGTCAAGACGCTCTCGACGGTGTTCGGCATCGCCACGATGTTCGCGGCGACTGTCACCGGCCCTGCGATCGCGTCGGCCGAACCCGTGGCGGGCGCCCAGCTGGTCGCGATCGGAGATTCGTTCATGGCGGCGGGTTCGAACGCCGCCGGTATCACCGGCCCCGTCGGCACCGCCTGCAACCAGGCGACCGACAATGTGGCGCACCTGGTCGCGACGTCATTCCCGCAGATGACGTTCGCCGACTACTCCTGCGTAGGCGCACTCTCCACCGACGTCTACACACCCTCCACCCGCGGCCCGCAGAACACGGGACTGTCCCCGGCCACCAAGGTGGCGGTCGTCTCCATCGGCGGCAACGACGCCGGATTCGAGCAGATCGCCACCGACTGCCTGTTCGCGTTGAGCTGCCCGCCGGAGAAGAAGGCGCAATTCAGCGCCAACGTCGCCTCGGTGGGCCCGAAACTCACGGGCGCGTACGCCGCCATCCGTCAGGCGGCTCCGAACGCACGCGTGTTCACGGTGGGCTACCTGCCCATCCTTCCCCCGGACGCCAAGGGGTGCCTGGTCGGCCTGATCAACACGCAAGAGACCATCACCTTCCTCAATGGTCTGCAACGGCAGCTCAACGACACGATCGTCTCCGAATCGTCGAAAGCGGGATTCACCCCGGTCATCCCTGCCACCAGTAGCGACCACAGCGTGTGCGCATCAGATTTCCAGCGCTACGTGTCGATGACGGGTACCGGCGTCGGCGATGAGGGAATCCCGATGCACCCCACCGCACCCGGACGGCAGTACGTCGCTGAACGCATCGCGATCGCCATGCGCTCGGCGGGAGTTCAGGGAACCTAG
- the mnmA gene encoding tRNA 2-thiouridine(34) synthase MnmA has product MRVLAAMSGGVDSSVAAARMVDAGHDVVGVHLALSAAPGTLRTGSRGCCSKEDAADARRVADMLGIPFYVWDFADRFKEDVIDDFVEAYAEGRTPNPCVKCNEKIKFAALADRAIALGFDAVATGHYARLQDGRLRRAVDADKDQSYVLGVLTPQQLSRALFPVGDSPKPDIRAEAEQRGLLVANKPDSHDICFIPSGDTQAFLGARIGVRRGNVVDADGSVLATHAGVHEFTIGQRKGLGLVGPAADGRPRYVTSIDADTATVRVGTVEELEIWDFGGEPVVWTSGQVPTGPIECQVQVRAHGSVVDAIVEPGAERIQVRLRTALRGVAPGQTVVLYRPDAEGDEVLGSAIITRG; this is encoded by the coding sequence ATGAGGGTGCTGGCGGCCATGAGCGGGGGAGTCGACTCGTCGGTTGCGGCTGCACGCATGGTGGATGCCGGACACGATGTTGTCGGTGTGCACCTGGCGCTGTCGGCGGCACCCGGAACACTGCGCACCGGATCGCGGGGATGCTGCTCGAAAGAGGACGCCGCCGATGCCCGCCGTGTTGCCGACATGCTCGGAATCCCCTTCTATGTCTGGGATTTCGCCGATCGATTCAAAGAAGACGTCATCGACGACTTCGTCGAGGCCTACGCCGAGGGGCGTACCCCCAATCCGTGTGTGAAGTGCAACGAGAAGATCAAGTTCGCGGCGCTGGCCGACCGCGCCATCGCGCTGGGCTTCGATGCCGTGGCGACCGGCCACTACGCGCGGTTGCAGGACGGCAGGCTGCGCCGTGCGGTCGACGCGGACAAGGACCAGTCCTATGTGCTGGGAGTGCTCACACCGCAGCAGCTGAGCCGCGCGCTGTTCCCCGTAGGCGATAGTCCTAAGCCCGATATCCGGGCCGAGGCCGAGCAGCGCGGTCTGCTTGTCGCGAACAAGCCCGACAGCCATGACATCTGCTTCATTCCTTCCGGAGATACCCAGGCGTTCCTCGGTGCGCGCATCGGTGTGCGTCGCGGGAATGTGGTGGACGCCGACGGCAGCGTGTTGGCCACCCATGCGGGGGTGCACGAGTTCACCATCGGTCAGCGCAAGGGGCTCGGGCTGGTTGGCCCTGCCGCCGACGGTCGTCCCCGATACGTCACGTCGATCGATGCCGACACGGCCACCGTTCGGGTGGGAACCGTTGAGGAACTTGAGATTTGGGATTTCGGGGGAGAGCCGGTGGTGTGGACCTCGGGGCAGGTGCCGACCGGGCCCATCGAGTGCCAGGTTCAGGTTCGCGCGCATGGTTCGGTGGTGGACGCGATTGTCGAACCGGGGGCCGAGCGGATTCAGGTCCGACTGCGTACCGCCCTGCGCGGTGTGGCGCCCGGGCAGACGGTGGTGCTGTACCGGCCCGACGCCGAGGGTGACGAGGTGCTCGGCAGCGCCATCATCACGCGCGGCTAG